A DNA window from Trypanosoma brucei brucei TREU927 chromosome 10, whole genome shotgun sequence contains the following coding sequences:
- a CDS encoding adrenodoxin reductase, putative — MLLRRSHMRRCLKPGVPRHPPLSCASASPLQHTDVTSAPMKTQIAVVGSGPSGCYVAQQLIKKRDDIHVDVFERLPVPFGLCRYGVAPDHPEVKNVEQQFLSMFKSGRVTWIGNVDVGRQLPIDTLLNNYAAVVLATGVDSGKKLNIPGEDLGGVVRAADFVRYYNTYPFPHGSPRFCPFQLGMAHEAVVIGNGNVALDCTRVLAASYKYFCPTDMNCAAIKEFMKNHIHRIHVVGRRGPEHSAFTIAEFRELTKYQQDTVRVTVDAFNPEEARRASTENPRARQRLFELMGRHIVKSDDPESQEVRGPTIPKGTRGPCHIRFRYNMRPLRFLPHRERKGQVGAVVFECTAAETSSSTDCAAATETQAYDANCGEGGNKGGGTGVKAPKVITVPCDLVITSLGYYGDSIPGVEFDHARGVISHVGGRVKGQPRLYCAGWAKNGPKGIIAHALMDAQVTAATVLEDLDNSALPTGGSDGAFCGKYGLVDYFVEKRMEPVSVAGLERIMHVELERGVDMGKRLEKIDDVRAMLDVALGGAVGKKANNAIRGIMNERPDALLYLNELLDDTTDLAPLARQLARDLPPVMAEQHPPGRLHPSQL; from the coding sequence ATGCTCTTGCGGCGGAGCCACATGCGGCGTTGCCTCAAGCCCGGCGTACCGCGTCACCCACCCCTCTCGTGCGCAAGTGCATCGCCTTTACAACACACTGATGTAACTTCAGCACCAATGAAAACGCAAATTGCCGTCGTGGGGAGTGGCCCAAGTGGTTGCTATGTGGCACAGCAGCTTATTAAAAAGCGTGACGACATTCACGTAGATGTGTTTGAGCGTCTCCCCGTGCCCTTCGGTTTATGTCGTTATGGCGTCGCTCCCGACCATCCCGAGGTGAAGAACGTGGagcagcagtttctttccaTGTTTAAGAGCGGTCGTGTGACGTGGATTGGCAACGTCGATGTAGGGAGACAGTTACCAATTGACACCCTTCTCAATAACTACGCAGCTGTGGTGCTGGCCACAGGCGTGGATAGCGGTAAAAAGCTCAACATTCCCGGTGAGGACCTCGGTGGCGTTGTCCGTGCAGCTGACTTTGTACGTTATTACAACACATATCCTTTTCCACATGGTTCCCCGCGTTTCTGCCCGTTTCAACTGGGGATGGCCCACGAAGCCGTCGTTATTGGAAATGGTAATGTTGCTTTGGATTGTACTCGTGTCTTAGCCGCATCATACAAATATTTCTGCCCCACCGATATGAATTGTGCAGCAATAAAAGAGTTCATGAAGAACCACATCCACCGCATCCACGTGGTGGGTCGGCGAGGCCCTGAACACAGTGCCTTCACCATCGCGGAGTTTAGAGAGTTGACAAAATATCAGCAAGACACAGTGCGGGTTACCGTCGACGCATTCAATCCGGAGGAAGCACGTCGTGCATCAACGGAAAACCCGCGTGCACGTCAACGCCTTTTCGAACTTATGGGGCGTCACATTGTCAAAAGCGATGACCCTGAGAGTCAAGAAGTGAGGGGTCCAACGATACCAAAAGGTACCCGCGGCCCCTGCCACATTAGATTTCGGTACAACATGCGACCTTTGCGGTTTCTGCCGCATCGGGAGCGTAAGGGTCAGGTGGGTGCGGTTGTATTCGAATGTACTGCGGCTGAAACAAGCAGTAGCACGGACTGCGCAGCGGCAACTGAGACTCAAGCTTACGATGCCAACTGTGGCGAAGGTGGTAACAAGGGCGGCGGTACTGGTGTTAAGGCGCCGAAAGTCATCACGGTACCATGTGATTTGGTAATCACTTCGCTAGGGTATTATGGAGATAGCATTCCTGGTGTTGAGTTCGATCATGCTCGAGGAGTTATATCGCACGTTGGCGGTCGAGTAAAGGGGCAACCACGACTGTACTGCGCCGGCTGGGCGAAGAACGGACCAAAGGGGATCATTGCTCACGCACTCATGGACGCGCAAGTAACTGCTGCAACTGTTCTTGAAGACCTTGACAATAGTGCTCTTCCAACGGGAGGTAGTGACGGTGCTTTCTGCGGAAAGTACGGTTTGGTGGACTACTTTGTTGAGAAGCGAATGGAACCTGTGTCGGTGGCTGGTCTTGAGCGTATAATGCATGTGGAGTTGGAGCGTGGCGTGGATATGGGAAAGAGACTGGAGAAGATTGACGACGTTCGGGCGATGCTTGACGTGGCTCTCGGCGGAGCCGTTGGGAAGAAGGCAAACAATGCGATACGAGGTATTATGAATGAGCGGCCAGATGCGTTGTTGTACCTTAACGAACTCCTGGACGACACAACGGACTTGGCGCCTCTTGCGCGGCAACTGGCTCGCGACTTGCCACCTGTCATGGCGGAACAACATCCACCAGGGAGGCTCCATCCATCACAGCTGTGA
- a CDS encoding ubiquitin carboxyl-terminal hydrolase, putative (Curated by J. Mottram.) yields the protein MGGSYSTVKTQRELRNADLKVSPKSPNSFGRGDVRPTPSKALPSAARGTLPTRVAQVKVQREQGQDEGASRAQESSFQALPHLPTSRSQSFSNVAQKCGPLSGTPNTPSTSLYRSNILSPSSTTVNGGVFGSPSTTAIPTRSSPSQTQYLEISGYPVGLENYGNTCYFNAVLQLLYHCSPLRMRMLELNAIYEKKKGSSRFDSSTILALTADLFAKMHKVNNNKKRQKGVPTPRGLLNRVRQLNSMFNNNHQHDAHEFAMFLLNELVETESHLMSDERNRTLFMRDEGKESKTSQWFSSLWSRRQKETKKGAERSQSDVKEANESCTTVDCLELPRIFSEGEVCAMKLPSLTRLKSSDFSDGVGGTSLYSTSGWDWGAPPSLEKILTGQFVSLTGCCECENVSVTREAFIDIGLNVVQGSSLRRCVEELSVTEVFDGENKMNCERCGKKVAARRAMWINRLPEYALLVHLKRFHYDEKTGKMRKRSEHIALPREIDVVEYEPCGEKCNEAAGDGSFCCEEDTSGPEFRRPLTSSPVQSTLAGIASSNDAGCSNSCIGSSCGDINSTTTTSEPHFRLLQKLHVMPRCKGRFALSGFVAHRGSGLSSGHYFTCVRHESAWRCFDDNNVTELTDREMQRFWGTPVDLGEVVTTTTAYLLLYERVA from the coding sequence ATGGGGGGAAGTTATTCCACGGTTAAAACGCAGCGGGAGTTGAGGAATGCTGACTTGAAGGTCTCACCTAAGTCTCCAAATTCATTTGGAAGAGGCGATGTGCGACCAACTCCATCAAAGGCACTCCCGAGTGCCGCAAGAGGTACGTTGCCTACACGCGTTGCTCAGGTTAAAGTCCAGCGAGAGCAGGGGCAAGATGAGGGCGCATCGCGAGCACAGGAGTCATCATTTCAGGCTTTGCCTCATCTTCCTACTTCACGGAGCCAATCCTTTTCGAATGTAGCACAAAAGTGTGGTCCGCTATCGGGTACACCAAATACGCCATCAACGTCGTTGTACCGAAGCAACATTCTGTCACCTTCTTCCACCACAGTAAATGGTGGTGTGTTCGGTTCTCCCTCGACCACCGCCATACCGACGCGTTCATCACCCTCTCAGACGCAATACTTGGAAATCAGTGGTTATCCAGTGGGATTGGAGAACTATGGTAACACCTGTTACTTCAATGCAGTGCTGCAGTTGCTTTACCACTGTTCTCCACTGCGCATGCGTATGCTAGAGCTTAATGCGATAtacgagaagaaaaagggcaGTTCGCGGTTCGATAGTAGCACCATACTTGCGCTCACAGCAGACCTTTTTGCGAAGATGCATAAAGTGAACAATAACAAGAAGCGGCAAAAGGGTGTCCCGACACCGCGGGGTTTGCTCAACAGAGTGCGGCAGCTCAACTCTATGTTCAACAACAATCATCAACACGATGCACATGAGTTTGCCATGTTTCTCCTGAACGAACTTGTTGAGACTGAGTCTCATTTGATGTCTGACGAAAGGAATCGGACACTCTTCATGCGGgatgagggaaaagaatCGAAGACATCACAAtggttttcttccctctggTCTCGTCGACAgaaagaaaccaaaaaaggtGCGGAAAGATCACAATCCGATGTGAAGGAAGCAAATGAGTCATGCACAACGGTGGACTGTCTTGAACTCCCGCGAATCTTTAGCGAGGGTGAGGTGTGTGCCATGAAACTCCCTTCATTGACGAGGTTGAAGAGCAGTGACTTTTCAGACGGGGTTGGTGGCACAAGTTTGTACTCCACTTCTGGTTGGGATTGGGGCGCTCCACCTTCTCTGGAAAAGATTTTAACTGGTCAGTTTGTATCGCTTACGGGATGCTGCGAGTGTGAGAATGTGTCCGTTACCCGTGAGGCGTTCATTGATATTGGCCTGAATGTCGTGCAGGGTTCATCGCTGCGTCGGTGCGTGGAAGAGTTGAGTGTCACGGAGGTTTTTgatggagaaaacaaaatgaattGTGAGCGGTGCGGAAAAAAAGTTGCAGCACGGCGTGCCATGTGGATTAATCGGCTGCCTGAATATGCTTTGTTGGTGCACCTCAAGCGCTTTCACTACGACGAGAAGACtggaaaaatgagaaaacgAAGCGAGCACATCGCCCTCCCGCGGGAGATTGATGTTGTGGAATATGAACCATGTGGAGAAAAGTGCAATGAAGCGGCTGGTGATGGATCATTTTGTTGCGAAGAGGACACCTCTGGACCGGAATTCCGCCGCCCCTTGACATCTTCTCCCGTACAATCGACATTAGCAGGGATCGCATCTTCAAATGATGCGGGTTGTAGTAACAGCTGCATTGGCTCCAGCTGCGGTGATATCAATAGTACAACCACTACGTCTGAGCCACATTTTCGGCTGCTTCAGAAGTTGCATGTCATGCCGCGTTGCAAAGGCCGCTTTGCTTTAAGTGGTTTCGTCGCCCACCGTGGAAGCGGACTCAGCTCTGGGCATTATTTTACATGTGTTCGTCATGAAAGTGCGTGGCGCTGCTTCGATGACAACAACGTGACGGAACTAACGGACCGCGAGATGCAGCGTTTCTGGGGCACGCCAGTGGATTTGGGCGAAGttgtcaccaccaccacggcaTATTTGCTTCTGTACGAGCGAGTTgcgtaa
- a CDS encoding PIWI-like protein 1: MMRRTLRCMIPAASSSSTSIAAIRRRQQQQRHHSQGQTNWRCAPTFNESNVLTETNASAAVRSGSSKSLWLCEARQVTLSDVKRDYISKRLLDKKTRFVVRQRLREGGATSNFFPLLFSQPIVLYSYEIEATRRPLHALKAPSGEEVPPQCSGGKTGKTRKGKSKITAPEKISSVPVRRVECSRAWRAVQRYLRRCLPNAPPLVNLRQQIYTTAPLPVVALQLPPECLDLGWVECKLHFRGKTKLTEMDSAEMQETVNKIVLWALRNGGSNQKGHQFCVAREANGKVVHIHDAVSVDGLRVFKGTLIRATFVSSGDDAEDVPSPAVVLPPSTAVLKTLAAGDYGAKKLRFVVEEFVRGFVFKERNVHSYKIADASGTTQASLWDATEETKLKVGCIYEVTDYRVRVFESHNGMRLVEMTVGKTGFNVVMSQQDEVTTGEEADDNGKAKSKESRKDVKKLRSKCGKEASAGEERKHQHQQIEKDEAKRTMKNTSDCGSLPHCTGKLTLKIDTKCTVATELSLWEEVKQHFGRGPYDPAMEERIARSVQGTPVVISTTLRHSIVRLVRFNMVATEVNLEPTLQHLIRELEPGQPYAVLVDYSVVPLQALHCCYDPRTRSWQDTSVTACSFMPSQRLEILELFRAKLESAMQPWGITVAPKPLLSKALSLLPAPQKVSPFAKKQTNDTSIVNDNSNGRLRSVAPSGSVPLRHPPPPSSPTTTAVVGIIASHASEEESSRVKQTTQAIGRYCRSTTVITVPDEQEAVRYLVQQLISAGTEELRDPNTAAVIVTNERETRLVRWMQAECLTRGILPLFVPPCASPKQQQLRCENIRLRLRTVFATDPLRGVDLQREVPAVAQRRVLLVGVDSCHTPTVSTGSVVGILCTAERNHLLPFFWKHERRGQEVELVSEHFEVLISRAMELYDGLDDVVVFQDGDVYSEMSAMQAHLPVGCGFTFACLHKRSDVRFVHEFRGEANTSGSKVAAGNVVKGTVVQALTIQRASEDPLLGNAVNSFYLQNHDCETSTARTVQYTLYCTSPTLDVSDVQQLSHVLAHAMATRATKLPMPTRCAHRLASIVERLIDAVPPLQCSMIPKPLNERLWFF, encoded by the coding sequence aTGATGCGGAGGACTCTTCGTTGTATGATTCCCGCTGCTTCCAGTTCATCCACCTCCATTGCAGCGATTCggaggcggcagcagcagcagcgacatCATTCTCAAGGTCAAACTAACTGGAGATGTGCTCCAACTTTTAATGAGTCGAATGTGTTAACTGAAACTAACGCGTCTGCTGCCGTAAGGTCTGGCAGTTCAAAGTCCTTATGGCTTTGTGAGGCGCGTCAGGTGACACTGTCCGATGTCAAGCGTGACTATATCAGCAAGCGGTTGTTGGATAAGAAGACGCGTTTTGTTGTGCGACAGCGGCTTCGTGAGGGAGGTGCAACATCAAATTTCTTTCCGTTACTTTTTAGCCAACCCATCGTATTGTACTCATACGAAATCGAAGCCACACGCCGTCCTTTGCACGCATTGAAAGCACCCAGTGGGGAGGAAGTGCCACCACAGTGTAGCGGAGGTAAAACGGGAAAGacaaggaaggggaaaagtaaaattaCAGCACCTGAAAAAATATCGTCGGTACCTGTGAGACGGGTGGAGTGCTCTCGGGCGTGGAGGGCTGTGCAACGGTACCTAAGGCGTTGCCTCCCAAATGCACCGCCGCTTGTTAATCTCCGGCAACAAATTTACACAACCGCTCCACTTCCAGTTGTTGCTCTGCAGCTACCACCCGAGTGCCTGGACTTAGGATGGGTGGAGTGCAAGCTGCATTTCAGGGGAAAGACCAAACTTACTGAAATGGATTCTGCGGAAATGCAGGAGACTGTCAATAAGATTGTGTTGTGGGCGCTGAGGAATGGTGGGTCTAACCAAAAAGGACATCAGTTTTGCGTGGCGAGGGAAGCTAATGGGAAGGTTGTTCATATACACGACGCTGTGTCGGTGGACGGCCTCCGTGTTTTCAAGGGGACTTTGATTCGGGCCACGTTTGTTAGCTCTGGAGACGATGCAGAAGATGTGCCGTCGCCGGCTGTTGTACTGCCACCGTCGACCGCTGTGCTTAAGACATTAGCAGCAGGTGATTATGGTGCCAAAAAACTGCGTTTCGTCGTGGAGGAGTTTGTGCGAGGTTTCGTCTTCAAGGAGCGAAACGTGCATAGCTACAAAATTGCTGACGCCTCCGGCACCACGCAGGCATCGCTTTGGGATGCAACGGAGGAGACGAAGCTAAAGGTCGGTTGTATTTACGAGGTGACAGACTACCGCGTGCGGGTGTTTGAATCTCATAATGGCATGCGTCTCGTGGAGATGACAGTGGGGAAGACAGGTTTCAACGTTGTTATGTCGCAGCAAGATGAGGTTACAACAGGAGAAGAGGCGGACGATAACGGGAAGGCTAAAAGCAAGGAGAGCCGAAAGGATGTTAAGAAACTCCGTAGTAAATGTGGTAAGGAGGCGTCAGCAGGCGAGGAGAGAAAGCATCAGCATCAACAAATTGAAAAGGATGAAGCAAAACGGACAATGAAGAATACTAGTGACTGTGGTTCATTACCTCACTGCACAGGGAAACTTACTCTCAAAATTGATACCAAATGCACCGTTGCAACCGAACTTTCATTATGGGAGGAGGTCAAACAGCATTTTGGCAGAGGCCCGTACGACCCAGCGATGGAGGAGCGAATTGCGCGCTCAGTTCAGGGAACCCCTGTGGTAATATCCACGACTCTAAGACACTCTATTGTCCGTCTCGTTAGATTTAACATGGTTGCAACTGAAGTGAATCTCGAGCCCACGCTGCAGCACTTAATACGAGAGTTAGAACCAGGGCAACCGTATGCCGTACTCGTGGACTATTCCGTCGTACCGCTTCAAGCCCTACATTGCTGTTACGACCCGCGAACGCGATCCTGGCAAGATACCAGCGTCACCGCCTGCTCTTTCATGCCTTCACAACGCCTTGAAATCCTTGAGCTGTTTCGTGCCAAATTGGAGAGCGCTATGCAGCCGTGGGGTATTACGGTTGCACCAAAACCACTGTTATCAAAGGCGCTCTCCCTCTTACCGGCGCCACAAAAGGTTTCTCCATTTGCGAAGAAACAGACGAATGACACTTCCATTGTTaacgacaacagcaacggcCGCCTCCGGAGTGTCGCTCCGAGTGGTTCCGTACCGCTGCGGCATCCTCCTCCCCCATCGTCACCCACAacaactgctgttgttggaaTTATTGCCTCTCACGCAAGCGAAGAGGAATCAAGTCGTGTGAAGCAGACAACGCAAGCCATAGGTCGTTACTGTCGTAGCACTACTGTCATCACAGTTCCTGATGAGCAAGAAGCGGTGCGCTACCTTGTGCAGCAGTTAATCAGTGCTGGCACAGAGGAATTGCGGGACCCCAACACTGCTGCTGTCATCGTTACGAACGAACGGGAAACACGGTTGGTAAGGTGGATGCAGGCGGAGTGCCTCACGCGTGGGATTTTGCCCCTTTTTGTGCCCCCCTGTGCTTCaccaaaacaacagcaattgCGTTGTGAGAACATTCGGTTGCGATTGCGTACAGTGTTTGCTACCGACCCTCTGCGTGGTGTTGATCTACAGCGTGAGGTTCCAGCAGTTGCTCAGCGACGTGTGCTTCTTGTCGGCGTCGATTCTTGTCACACACCAACTGTAAGCACTGGCAGCGTTGTGGGGATTTTGTGTACTGCGGAACGTAATCATTTGTTACCGTTCTTCTGGAAACATGAGAGACGTGGCCAGGAGGTGGAGCTAGTCTCAGAGCACTTTGAAGTTCTCATTAGCCGCGCCATGGAGTTATATGACGGTTTGGATGACGTGGTGGTTTTTCAGGATGGTGATGTTTACAGTGAGATGTCGGCAATGCAGGCACATCTTCCGGTGGGCTGCGGTTTCACTTTCGCATGCCTTCACAAGCGTTCGGACGTGCGATTTGTCCACGAATTTCGGGGTGAAGCCAACACTTCCGGTAGCAAAGTTGCGGCAGGGAATGTCGTGAAGGGCACTGTCGTACAGGCCTTAACAATTCAGCGTGCGAGTGAGGATCCATTACTGGGGAATGCCGTCAACTCATTTTATCTTCAGAACCACGATTGTGAGACATCCACTGCACGGACGGTTCAATACACGCTATATTGCACGAGCCCCACGCTGGATGTTTCAGATGTGCAGCAGTTGTCACATGTGCTTGCGCATGCGATGGCGACCCGTGCGACAAAACTCCCGATGCCAACAAGATGTGCTCATCGCCTGGCAAGTATCGTGGAGAGATTAATTGATGCCGTTCCACCGCTGCAGTGCTCAATGATTCCCAAACCTTTGAATGAAAGACTGTGGTTCTTTTAA